Proteins from a single region of Papaver somniferum cultivar HN1 unplaced genomic scaffold, ASM357369v1 unplaced-scaffold_70, whole genome shotgun sequence:
- the LOC113344026 gene encoding ABC transporter B family member 26, chloroplastic-like isoform X1, with protein MAISLLNPHTSSFLSHFSNPQKPLIQLPSKTKTHVTINPNHRFFPPLLLTSINTRKKSYLYTKSASVDGVSIENLYSDVNGEEDGFNGFSQKLQKWVSFIQSIVPGGSWWKLTDKKVQGIGFAKPVTVYSALSRMWELVAKDRWVIFAAFFALTFAALSEISIPHFLAASIFSAQKGETMVFYRNAQLLVVLCFTSGICSGLRSCCFGIANMILVKRMREMLYSAILFQDISFFDGETVGDLTSRLESDCRQVSRVIGNDLNMILRNVLQGTGALIYLFILSWPLALTSFAICSFLAVVMLIYGQYQKKAAKVTQEYTANANEVAQETLSLMRTIRVYGTEKQESGRYGIWLEKLADINLRQCAANGIWTLSFNTLYHSTQVIAVLVGGTSIVNGHITAEQLTKFILYCEWLIYATWWVGDNLSNLMQSVGASEKVFQLMDLLPSDQFLSEGVKLQKLKGHIDFDNVSFHYPSRVMAPVLQHINLSIHQNEVVAIVGLSGSGKSTLVSLLLRLYEPTDGKILIDGVPLNELDIKWLRGKIGFVGQEPRLFRMDIRSNIRYGCGQDITEEDVIIAAKQAYAHDFIMSLPNGYETIVDDDLLSGGQKQRIAIARAILRDPSILVLDEATSALDAESEHNIKGVLRAVRNDSKSRRTVIIIAHRLSTIQAADRIVVMSGGRIVEMGQHQELLQADGLYARLTNKQADALT; from the exons ATGGCCATATCTCTTTTGAATCCCCACACTTCATCATTTTTATCTCATTTCTCAAATCCCCAAAAACCCTTAATTCAATTACCCTCCAAGACTAAAACCCACGTTACCATCAATCCCAATCATAGAttttttcctcctcttcttcttactTCAATTAACACaagaaaaaaatcatatttatatacaaaATCAGCTTCAGTTGATGGGGTTTCTATCGAAAACCTTTACAGTGATGTCaatggggaagaagatggttTTAATGGATTTTCACAGAAATTACAAAAATGGGTTTCTTTTATTCAATCAATTGTTCCAGGTGGAAGTTGGTGGAAGTTGACTGATAAGAAAGTACAAGGGATTGGATTTGCAAAACCAGTTACTGTTTACAGTGCACTTTCTAGGATGTGGGAATTAGTCGCTAAAGATAGATGGGTTATTTTTGCTGCCTTCTTTGCCTTGACTTTTGCAGCG CTTTCAGAGATATCCATACCGCATTTCTTAGCAGCATCTATATTTTCAGCACAGAAGGGTGAGACAATGGTGTTTTATAGGAACGCTCAGCTCTTAGTTGTGCTGTGTTTTACTTCAGGAATTTGCAG TGGTTTGAGGAGTTGCTGTTTCGGAATCGCAAATATGATCCTG GTTAAGCGCATGAGAGAAATGCTATATTCAGCTATTCTCTTTCAG GATATATCCTTTTTCGACGGTGAAACAGTCGGTGATTTAACAAGTAGACTGGAGTCGGATTGTCGGCAAGTATCCCGTGTCATCGGAAATGATCTTAATATGATACTACGGAATGTTCTTCAG GGGACAGGTGCTTTGATCTACTTGTTTATTTTGTCATGGCCCCTTGCGTTAACATCATTTGCGATCTGCTCGTTTTTAGCTGTGGTCATGCTGATTTATGGCCA GTACCAGAAGAAAGCTGCAAAAGTAACACAAGAATACACAGCTAATGCAAACGAA GTTGCACAAGAGACATTATCTTTAATGAGAACAATTCGAGTCTATGGAACAGAAAAACAAGAATCTGGAAG ATATGGGATCTGGCTGGAGAAATTAGCTGATATTAACTTGCGGCAATGTGCGGCTAATGGAATTTGGACTTTGAGCTTCAATACTCTTTATCATTCCACACAG GTTATTGCTGTTCTAGTTGGAGGGACGTCTATCGTAAATGGTCACATCACTGCAGAGCAACTTACAAAGTTCATATTGTATTGTGAATGGTTGATATATGCAACATGGTGGgttggagacaatttatcaaATTTAATGCAGTCTGTTGGTGCAAGTGAGAAGGTGTTTCAACTAATGGATCTCTTGCCAAGTGACCAGTTCTTATCAGAAG GAGTGAAACTGCAAAAATTGAAGGGGCATATCGATTTTGATAATGTATCTTTTCATTATCCTTCAAGAGTAATG GCACCTGttctacaacatatcaacttATCAATACACCAAAATGAAGTGGTTGCAATT GTTGGTCTTAGTGGTAGCGGTAAAAGCACATTGGTTAGTCTCCTGCTCCGCCTTTATGAACCAACTGATGGGAAG ATTCTAATTGATGGAGTTCCTCTCAACGAGTTGGATATAAAGTGGCTGAGAGGGAAAATTGGATTCGTAGGACAG GAACCACGTCTCTTCAGAATGGATATACGTTCAAACATAAGATATGGATGCGGCCAAGATATCACAGAAGAAGATGTGATAATTGCTGCTAAACAGGCTTATGCCCACGACTTCATCATGTCTCTTCCAAATGGTTATGAAACTATAGTCGATGATGATCTTCTCAGTGGGGGACAGAAGCAGCGGATTGCCATTGCTAGAGCTATTCTTAGAGATCCATCCATTTTGGTTCTTGATGAAGCCACTAGTGCATTGGATGCAGAGAGTGAACATAATATCAAG GGGGTTCTTCGTGCTGTACGAAATGATTCCAAGTCTAGGAGGACAGTCATTATCATTGCGCACAG GCTATCAACAATACAAGCTGCTGACAGGATTGTGGTAATGagcggtggtagaatagttgag ATGGGTCAGCACCAAGAGCTCCTACAAGCAGACGGCTTATATGCCAGATTAACCAACAAGCAGGCGGATGCGCTGACATGA
- the LOC113344026 gene encoding ABC transporter B family member 26, chloroplastic-like isoform X2: MILVKRMREMLYSAILFQDISFFDGETVGDLTSRLESDCRQVSRVIGNDLNMILRNVLQGTGALIYLFILSWPLALTSFAICSFLAVVMLIYGQYQKKAAKVTQEYTANANEVAQETLSLMRTIRVYGTEKQESGRYGIWLEKLADINLRQCAANGIWTLSFNTLYHSTQVIAVLVGGTSIVNGHITAEQLTKFILYCEWLIYATWWVGDNLSNLMQSVGASEKVFQLMDLLPSDQFLSEGVKLQKLKGHIDFDNVSFHYPSRVMAPVLQHINLSIHQNEVVAIVGLSGSGKSTLVSLLLRLYEPTDGKILIDGVPLNELDIKWLRGKIGFVGQEPRLFRMDIRSNIRYGCGQDITEEDVIIAAKQAYAHDFIMSLPNGYETIVDDDLLSGGQKQRIAIARAILRDPSILVLDEATSALDAESEHNIKGVLRAVRNDSKSRRTVIIIAHRLSTIQAADRIVVMSGGRIVEMGQHQELLQADGLYARLTNKQADALT; encoded by the exons ATGATCCTG GTTAAGCGCATGAGAGAAATGCTATATTCAGCTATTCTCTTTCAG GATATATCCTTTTTCGACGGTGAAACAGTCGGTGATTTAACAAGTAGACTGGAGTCGGATTGTCGGCAAGTATCCCGTGTCATCGGAAATGATCTTAATATGATACTACGGAATGTTCTTCAG GGGACAGGTGCTTTGATCTACTTGTTTATTTTGTCATGGCCCCTTGCGTTAACATCATTTGCGATCTGCTCGTTTTTAGCTGTGGTCATGCTGATTTATGGCCA GTACCAGAAGAAAGCTGCAAAAGTAACACAAGAATACACAGCTAATGCAAACGAA GTTGCACAAGAGACATTATCTTTAATGAGAACAATTCGAGTCTATGGAACAGAAAAACAAGAATCTGGAAG ATATGGGATCTGGCTGGAGAAATTAGCTGATATTAACTTGCGGCAATGTGCGGCTAATGGAATTTGGACTTTGAGCTTCAATACTCTTTATCATTCCACACAG GTTATTGCTGTTCTAGTTGGAGGGACGTCTATCGTAAATGGTCACATCACTGCAGAGCAACTTACAAAGTTCATATTGTATTGTGAATGGTTGATATATGCAACATGGTGGgttggagacaatttatcaaATTTAATGCAGTCTGTTGGTGCAAGTGAGAAGGTGTTTCAACTAATGGATCTCTTGCCAAGTGACCAGTTCTTATCAGAAG GAGTGAAACTGCAAAAATTGAAGGGGCATATCGATTTTGATAATGTATCTTTTCATTATCCTTCAAGAGTAATG GCACCTGttctacaacatatcaacttATCAATACACCAAAATGAAGTGGTTGCAATT GTTGGTCTTAGTGGTAGCGGTAAAAGCACATTGGTTAGTCTCCTGCTCCGCCTTTATGAACCAACTGATGGGAAG ATTCTAATTGATGGAGTTCCTCTCAACGAGTTGGATATAAAGTGGCTGAGAGGGAAAATTGGATTCGTAGGACAG GAACCACGTCTCTTCAGAATGGATATACGTTCAAACATAAGATATGGATGCGGCCAAGATATCACAGAAGAAGATGTGATAATTGCTGCTAAACAGGCTTATGCCCACGACTTCATCATGTCTCTTCCAAATGGTTATGAAACTATAGTCGATGATGATCTTCTCAGTGGGGGACAGAAGCAGCGGATTGCCATTGCTAGAGCTATTCTTAGAGATCCATCCATTTTGGTTCTTGATGAAGCCACTAGTGCATTGGATGCAGAGAGTGAACATAATATCAAG GGGGTTCTTCGTGCTGTACGAAATGATTCCAAGTCTAGGAGGACAGTCATTATCATTGCGCACAG GCTATCAACAATACAAGCTGCTGACAGGATTGTGGTAATGagcggtggtagaatagttgag ATGGGTCAGCACCAAGAGCTCCTACAAGCAGACGGCTTATATGCCAGATTAACCAACAAGCAGGCGGATGCGCTGACATGA